One genomic segment of Erythrobacter sp. THAF29 includes these proteins:
- the pgi gene encoding glucose-6-phosphate isomerase encodes MTSSDTSAVWERLQAIETRTLGDLFAADADRVEKLSQRIEFEVPGDGTNGMLLDWSKTHLDDGLLDGFEALADAAGFAEAREALFAGGIVNPTEGRPATHGAMRGSGTEADVEEAEALLARMGMLVEAIHQGALGEVKHLIHIGIGGSALGPDLAVDALTRDLKLVDVHVVSNIDGLALEQAFAACDPAATLIAVASKTFTTTETMTNAASALKWLEENGVSDPSGRVVALTANPERAVEWGVDETRILPFPESVGGRYSLWSSIGFPVALAVGMDDFRAMLAGAQAIDTHFRQTEGRTNGPLLAAFADQYYSRLRGCQTRAVFAYDERLALLPDYLQQLEMESNGKSVTADGKPVDGPTAPITWGGVGTDAQHAVFQLLHQGTHLVPVDFIASIAPGDDLDPAHHKALLMNCFAQGAALMSGRKSHDPARNYPGDRPSAMILVDDLDAAMLGALIAFHEHRTFANAVLMGINPFDQFGVELGKEIAKQLGSGEGQFDPSTNALMEAAGLR; translated from the coding sequence ATGACTTCATCCGACACATCCGCCGTATGGGAGCGCCTTCAGGCAATTGAGACCAGGACGCTAGGCGATCTGTTTGCCGCGGATGCGGATCGTGTCGAGAAACTCAGCCAGCGCATCGAGTTCGAGGTGCCGGGTGACGGAACCAACGGGATGCTGCTCGACTGGTCGAAAACCCATCTCGACGACGGGTTGCTCGATGGTTTCGAAGCATTGGCAGACGCAGCCGGATTTGCCGAGGCGCGCGAGGCGCTGTTCGCAGGCGGGATCGTCAACCCGACCGAGGGGCGCCCTGCAACGCACGGGGCGATGCGCGGCAGCGGGACCGAGGCGGATGTGGAAGAGGCCGAGGCTCTGCTCGCACGCATGGGAATGCTGGTCGAAGCGATCCATCAAGGCGCTCTGGGCGAGGTCAAGCATCTCATCCATATCGGCATTGGCGGTTCGGCCCTGGGACCGGATCTCGCAGTGGATGCGCTAACTCGCGACCTCAAGCTGGTCGATGTCCATGTGGTGTCCAACATCGACGGGCTGGCGCTTGAGCAGGCATTCGCGGCCTGCGATCCGGCGGCGACACTGATTGCGGTCGCATCAAAAACGTTCACCACGACCGAGACGATGACCAACGCCGCAAGCGCGCTCAAATGGCTTGAGGAGAACGGCGTTTCCGATCCGAGTGGCCGTGTGGTGGCGCTTACCGCCAACCCTGAACGCGCGGTCGAATGGGGTGTCGACGAAACCCGTATCCTGCCATTCCCCGAAAGCGTGGGTGGGCGGTACTCGCTGTGGTCGAGCATCGGATTTCCGGTCGCGCTTGCCGTGGGAATGGACGATTTTCGCGCGATGCTCGCCGGAGCGCAAGCGATCGACACGCATTTCAGGCAGACAGAAGGTCGGACGAACGGTCCGTTGCTCGCGGCCTTTGCCGACCAGTATTATTCGAGACTGCGCGGCTGCCAGACCCGCGCGGTATTCGCCTATGACGAGCGGCTCGCGCTGCTGCCCGATTATCTCCAGCAGCTCGAAATGGAATCGAATGGCAAGAGCGTTACGGCCGATGGCAAACCCGTGGACGGCCCGACCGCGCCGATAACCTGGGGCGGGGTGGGGACCGATGCGCAGCATGCCGTTTTCCAGCTGCTCCATCAGGGCACGCACCTCGTACCGGTCGATTTCATCGCCAGCATTGCGCCGGGCGACGATCTCGATCCGGCGCATCACAAGGCGCTGTTGATGAATTGTTTCGCGCAAGGGGCCGCGCTTATGTCGGGTCGGAAATCCCATGATCCTGCCCGCAATTATCCCGGTGACCGGCCGTCCGCGATGATCCTTGTCGACGATCTCGATGCAGCGATGCTCGGGGCGCTGATCGCGTTCCATGAGCATCGGACCTTTGCCAACGCGGTTCTTATGGGGATCAATCCCTTCGATCAGTTCGGCGTCGAACTCGGCAAGGAAATCGCAAAGCAACTTGGTTCAGGCGAAGGTCAGTTTGACCCGTCTACAAACGCACTCATGGAAGCGGCGGGGCTGCGCTGA
- the gorA gene encoding glutathione-disulfide reductase, whose translation MSETEYDYDLFTIGIGSGGTRASRVAAAHGARVAAAEEHRVGGTCVIRGCVPKKMLVYGAQFAEDLEDCQAFGWTIEGKKFDWKTLRDNVFRDVSRIEGVYTETLEKHDVTLFHERAEITGDHEITLASGKVVTAKYILIATGATPHVPDFEGSEHVITSNEAFHLDEVPGCILITGGGYIANEFAGIFNEFGSKVVIANRSDVILRGYDFSLRDRLMQISMTKGIEFLFHAEIEKVTKKEDGTYSVKMTGLEERSFDKVMVATGRKPNTEGLGLENVGVKMGDKGEIKVDEFSKSSVDYIYAVGDVTDRVQLTPVAIREGQAFADSIFGDVEPYSVDHTCVPSAVFSHPPIASVGLNEREAKEQYGQVKTYTSDFRPMKNVVAGRNERSLIKMICDGANGQILGIHMIGPYAPEIMQAAAVAVKAKMNKADFDATVAIHPTVAEELVLMR comes from the coding sequence ATGAGCGAGACAGAATACGACTACGACCTTTTCACCATCGGGATCGGATCGGGCGGCACGCGCGCAAGCCGGGTTGCCGCAGCGCATGGCGCTCGCGTTGCAGCGGCGGAGGAGCATCGGGTCGGCGGCACATGCGTGATCCGCGGCTGCGTGCCCAAGAAGATGCTCGTTTATGGCGCCCAGTTCGCGGAAGACCTCGAGGACTGCCAGGCGTTCGGCTGGACCATTGAAGGCAAGAAATTCGATTGGAAGACCTTGCGAGACAACGTTTTCAGAGACGTATCTCGGATCGAGGGTGTCTACACAGAAACGCTGGAGAAGCATGACGTCACGCTGTTTCACGAGCGCGCCGAGATCACCGGCGACCATGAAATCACGCTGGCGAGCGGCAAGGTCGTCACCGCGAAATACATCCTGATCGCGACCGGCGCGACGCCGCATGTGCCCGATTTCGAAGGGAGCGAGCACGTCATCACTTCGAACGAGGCGTTCCATCTCGATGAGGTGCCGGGCTGCATCCTCATCACCGGCGGGGGCTACATTGCGAACGAATTCGCGGGCATCTTCAACGAATTCGGTTCGAAGGTCGTTATCGCCAACCGCTCGGACGTGATCCTGCGCGGCTACGATTTTTCTCTGCGCGACCGTCTGATGCAGATTTCGATGACCAAGGGAATCGAATTCCTGTTTCACGCCGAAATCGAAAAGGTGACAAAGAAGGAAGACGGCACGTACTCGGTAAAGATGACCGGCCTTGAGGAACGCAGTTTCGACAAGGTCATGGTCGCCACGGGACGTAAGCCCAATACCGAAGGGCTGGGCCTCGAGAATGTCGGTGTCAAAATGGGCGACAAGGGCGAAATCAAGGTCGACGAATTCTCGAAGTCGAGCGTCGACTACATCTATGCGGTTGGCGACGTGACCGACCGGGTGCAGCTTACGCCCGTTGCAATCCGCGAAGGTCAGGCTTTCGCAGACAGCATTTTCGGTGACGTCGAACCCTACAGCGTCGATCACACCTGCGTGCCGAGCGCCGTGTTCAGCCACCCGCCGATCGCTTCGGTTGGGCTTAACGAGCGCGAAGCGAAGGAACAGTATGGTCAGGTAAAGACCTACACCTCGGATTTCCGCCCGATGAAAAACGTGGTCGCCGGCCGTAACGAGCGCAGCCTGATCAAGATGATCTGCGACGGAGCGAACGGACAAATCCTCGGCATTCATATGATCGGGCCCTACGCGCCCGAAATCATGCAGGCCGCGGCTGTTGCAGTGAAGGCCAAGATGAACAAGGCCGACTTCGACGCAA
- a CDS encoding DEAD/DEAH box helicase: protein MTHFSDLGLSQPVLQALELKGYDTPTPIQEQAIPPVLEGRDLLGIAQTGTGKTAAFMLPGIDRLRESDNRIPFKSCRMLVLAPTRELATQIAASAKDYGALAGLKVQVIVGGTSVNKDRNKLHRGTDILIATPGRLLDLIDQKAFNLAGVEVLVLDEADQMLDLGFIHALRRINQLVPKERQTLFFSATMPKQIKELVSGYCTDPVQVSVTPAATTAERIDQYLFMVQQDEKQALLELILSGRHPVPGEFERVLIFTRTKHGADRVVKKLAQKGIEANAIHGNKSQPQRQRALDQFRRGKVNVLIATDVAARGIDIPGVSHVLNYELPNVPEQYVHRIGRTARAGRDGIAIAFCAEDERAYLKDIQRTTDAELERLDLPENFRAVVEGVGPTKPAPRGATRVSKKKIRPKLLGGKKPARKPASETQGDQQARKSAGKPKHKHQARKGRPNRPGDGRPGGNRRAGGGNRSRRRSLHA from the coding sequence ATGACACATTTCTCCGATCTCGGGCTTTCGCAGCCCGTACTGCAGGCGCTCGAGCTGAAAGGTTACGACACGCCTACCCCCATCCAGGAACAGGCGATCCCGCCGGTGCTCGAAGGCCGCGACCTTCTCGGTATCGCGCAGACTGGCACCGGCAAGACAGCAGCCTTCATGCTGCCCGGTATCGACCGGCTGCGCGAGAGCGACAATCGCATCCCGTTCAAATCATGCCGCATGCTGGTTCTTGCCCCGACGCGCGAACTGGCGACCCAGATCGCTGCGAGCGCCAAGGACTACGGCGCGCTGGCAGGCCTCAAGGTGCAGGTGATTGTTGGCGGTACCTCGGTCAACAAGGACCGGAACAAGCTGCACCGCGGCACCGATATCCTGATCGCGACGCCGGGCCGTTTGCTCGACCTGATCGACCAGAAGGCTTTCAATCTAGCAGGCGTCGAAGTGCTTGTGCTCGATGAGGCCGACCAAATGCTCGACCTCGGATTTATCCATGCTCTCAGGCGCATCAACCAGCTCGTCCCCAAGGAGCGCCAGACGCTGTTTTTCAGCGCGACCATGCCCAAGCAGATCAAGGAACTGGTGAGCGGCTATTGCACCGATCCGGTGCAGGTCAGCGTGACGCCTGCCGCGACCACAGCGGAGAGGATCGATCAGTACCTTTTCATGGTCCAGCAGGATGAGAAGCAGGCGCTGCTCGAATTGATCCTTTCAGGCCGTCACCCGGTTCCGGGTGAATTCGAGCGTGTGCTCATCTTCACGCGGACGAAGCATGGTGCCGATCGCGTCGTGAAGAAGCTGGCCCAGAAGGGTATCGAGGCGAACGCGATCCACGGCAACAAATCGCAGCCGCAGCGCCAGCGCGCGCTAGACCAGTTTCGCCGTGGCAAGGTCAACGTCCTGATCGCCACCGACGTCGCCGCGCGCGGGATCGACATTCCGGGCGTTAGTCACGTGCTGAACTACGAGTTGCCGAATGTTCCTGAACAATATGTCCACCGCATCGGCCGGACCGCGCGTGCGGGCCGCGATGGCATCGCGATCGCATTTTGTGCCGAGGATGAGCGCGCCTACTTGAAAGATATCCAGCGCACCACCGACGCCGAGCTCGAACGGCTCGACTTGCCTGAGAATTTCCGGGCTGTGGTCGAAGGCGTGGGCCCGACCAAGCCGGCGCCGCGCGGTGCCACACGGGTTTCGAAAAAGAAGATCAGGCCAAAACTGCTGGGCGGTAAGAAGCCAGCACGAAAGCCCGCCAGCGAAACGCAGGGCGATCAACAGGCACGCAAATCGGCGGGAAAGCCCAAGCACAAGCACCAGGCGCGTAAAGGCCGGCCGAACCGGCCCGGTGACGGGCGACCCGGCGGCAATCGCCGCGCAGGCGGCGGGAATCGCTCGCGTCGCCGCTCCTTGCACGCCTGA
- the lepB gene encoding signal peptidase I, whose amino-acid sequence MDVNTQTATSGDLDTNSAGEKSADSPWSFLWFVVKLVVAVLLFRILVFSPFSIPSESMLPRLMNGDYLLAAKWPYGYSGYSLPFDAGLPEGRIFAGQPERGEIVIFKHPIDKTDYIKRVIGLPGDTVSVIGGQVVIDGQFVTKEEIEPFVVPVSQNTFCAWGAEEIVREDGTQACRYRRFRETLPGGRSYEVLDWGLTQGDNIAPVVIPEGHMFVMGDNRDNSRDSRFEATSGDAVGIVSQDLLVGRASIIIWSTDGSAEWIKPWTWFSSARWGRIGRAI is encoded by the coding sequence ATGGATGTTAATACCCAAACTGCGACTTCGGGCGATCTGGATACGAATTCGGCCGGAGAGAAGAGTGCCGATAGCCCGTGGAGCTTCCTGTGGTTCGTCGTGAAGCTGGTCGTGGCTGTGCTGCTGTTCAGGATTCTCGTCTTCTCGCCCTTCTCCATTCCGTCAGAAAGCATGCTGCCGCGGCTGATGAACGGCGATTACCTGCTCGCGGCGAAATGGCCCTATGGCTATTCGGGCTACTCGCTCCCGTTTGACGCGGGCCTGCCCGAAGGGCGAATTTTTGCCGGTCAGCCCGAGCGTGGCGAAATCGTCATCTTCAAACACCCGATCGACAAGACAGACTATATCAAGCGCGTGATCGGCCTTCCCGGCGACACGGTTTCAGTGATCGGCGGGCAGGTCGTGATCGACGGCCAGTTCGTGACCAAGGAAGAGATCGAACCCTTCGTTGTGCCTGTCTCGCAGAATACATTTTGCGCGTGGGGCGCAGAAGAAATTGTTCGCGAGGACGGTACGCAGGCGTGCCGGTACCGCCGTTTTCGCGAGACCTTGCCCGGTGGCCGCAGTTACGAAGTGCTCGATTGGGGGCTGACACAGGGCGACAACATCGCGCCGGTCGTCATTCCCGAAGGCCACATGTTTGTGATGGGCGACAACCGCGACAATTCGCGCGATAGCCGTTTCGAGGCGACATCTGGCGATGCGGTGGGGATCGTTTCACAGGATCTTCTGGTGGGCCGTGCCTCGATCATCATCTGGTCGACCGACGGCA